tttcatttaattttatcttcaatctacctttaaatattttaaatagttttctaAATAGCTTTCTACTACTAATAATTttgttattagattttttttaatcatgtaatAATTATGCACCACAATATGATAATATTCTGTATATCATACTGCCGCACTCTGTAATGCCTGCTAAAAATGGAAATGACCAGGGGCTACTTTCAATGATCCAGCAGAAGagcaggtctttttttttttttttttttgtttatctcagacatgtcttctcctgcTCAGCCTAGGTTAAGGAAGCACCATTATACCAAATTCTCCCCCCTCATTTATGTGTATCTTGTCCCCTGCCCCTCTGTGAATACTCCCATCACTGTTTACGGTTTTGGGGAGGATGGTGTTTAATAGATCACAGGTCCACGTGTGAGCTTTTTTCTATGGGGAGGACTTTGATCTAAGTCAAGGTCTGGATGTTTATAAGTTAATGTTTGCTTCACTTAGAAAACCTAATGTAGATGCCCAAACATGGATGGAGGGGTTGTCCTGTGCTTCATCATAAGTCAAATTGTGGTGGCCTGGGGACAACGGTCTTTTTGAACAATATATCTGTATTCTGatataaattgtgtttatacTGTATAAAGGTCTTGGGGTTAGTTAGTGGAACCTACCTTTCATGTTATAATAGGTTGCCCCACGGCTGAGATTCCAGGAATTGTGGAAACAGATGAGATCATGGATCCTCCTGTCACCCGGAAAGCCTGTAAGTAGGTTTCGTTAATTCATGGCAAGGTAACTGCTTTCATCCAGCTGTTGTTAGACTAACGTTAAAGGAAGCTATTATCTAACAGCAGCTGATGGGTTCCAGTTCCCTAGCCCTGCATTAACCCTAAACTAcccaagttttaaaaaaaaaacaacaaatcaaaATGCTGAAATTGAGTTTACTTTATAGAGTCCCCGACGGAGAGGGATTGAATCTTTTACAATATACTTTGCATATAAACCGAATAGTTTCATTTCCAGTCGAGTCTAGTGCAGAGTATGGCTGAATTAATAAATCACTTATGgtgaaattaaattattatgataAGTGCTGTATAACTACAGTTATTGTTATCAGGTATACTGAGTCTGTgaatttcacaaaaaaagatgCTTTGTGGGACATATATTTTTAGGTTATTTTGCATAGTTTATTTACTTGTACTATTTGGCTTTTTAGACTGCAGTGACACCATATCTCAAGTTAATGCCATGAAAATACTAAAGCGCTTTGGAAGCACTTCTGGACTTTGGACGAAGGATCCTATAGAGAACCCAGAAAAGGTCTATGTTTTCGATGGAACTGGTAATGACACAGTGTATGTCTACCCCCGCATGAAAGAATTCACTCTCTTCTCTACCACACGCAAGGCAGCGAAAATTAAACTTCCGTTCCCTTGGATTGGTACTGGACACGTTGTTTATGGTGGCAATTTATACTACATCCGACAAGGTGATGAATTCCAAGTCATCAAGTTCAATTTGGCCAACAAAACAGTGGTTGACAGTGCCGTGTTACAAATAGAAGAACAAGTTCCTGTATATGGACTATCcacatttaattatatagatatagtagCTGATGAAGAAGGGTTATGGGTAATCTATGccacaaaagaaaatgaaaagaatatCTGCTTAGCCAAATTAGATCCAAGTAGTCTTGGGATTGAGCAGATGTGGGATACACCTTGTCCAATAGAAAATGCTGAAAGTGCCTTTGTGGTCTGTGGTTCACTCTATGTTGTGTACAATACCAAGCTCCCTAGTCGTTCCCGCATCCAGTGTGTCTTTGATGTCAGTGGCACCATATCAAGTGAAAATGTTCCAATTGTTTACTTTCCTAAAAGATACGGATCCCACTCAAGTATGAAATATAATCCCAGGGAGAAACAGATCTATGCTTGGGATGATGGTTACCAAATCATATACAAGCTGAGCATGAAACCCAGAGAAGATTTGTATTAGAGTTGACATTAGACCTTTTGTCCATCTTGTGTCACTTTGGGAATGAAATAAAGGTTTTATGACTAAGTATTGGGTAATATACAGTACGTAGCTTGGCATGGCAGCGGGAGAATATAGAATTACACTTTCTCCCTGTTCATGGTGCCAGTATTAGTGCTTATAATACATAAGCCCACTGCTTTGTATTTGCTGTCTTTTGCTCCTACATCCTACCCTGTGACAAAAGAGTCAAAGCCTAAAAGATATGTATAAAACCTTTTATACATAAAAGACCACTCCCTACAAAGAAAACGCTACAATTCAAAGCTCAAAAACCAACCGTCACATTTCTTATTATCCTAGCGCATTACATCTATGTATAACATATTAGTCAATTTTTTCTGTTAAGTTAAAAGTAAAGCAGTAGGAGCggtttgatgacatcactaaTGACCATAAGATAGACGCACACTTTGTCACAGGAAGCACTACCTCCAAACGGTATACAGACAGGAAATGCTCATGGATCAAACCATAGGAGAGATGAAGTCTCAGTTTTACCTTAGTTTCATGCAGATTTTCTGCCTCTAATCACACTCTTAAAGAAAGTGATCAGTCAGCAAATTGAGGAGCAATCAGCATGGAAATAAGCAACTGTGGATGAGCCCCTGAGGTTATATGGGCCATTAGCAGCTGTGCTTTTACCCTGTGGTTGAGCCTTGAAGATGACTACAGAGAACTATGAGTTTAGAAGTATTTTCTAGAGATAGAAGCTAATAGACAGTCCATAAAAAGAATGTGCACTGAGCATAGGAAGGGTGTTACATCTTCCTATTTGGGTTGAAATTAGAATTCCGATAAAATCTTTACTAGAATTTTTGGAAATGCCCACTAAGGTGTACGAAgtattaagaaaaatgttttttttcattgacaTATCTCATCGAGATATCTGTATCTCACACCCTAAAAAACTGGACAGCACCAATTTCAAACATACTATAATA
This sequence is a window from Spea bombifrons isolate aSpeBom1 chromosome 2, aSpeBom1.2.pri, whole genome shotgun sequence. Protein-coding genes within it:
- the OLFML3 gene encoding olfactomedin-like protein 3 isoform X1, whose amino-acid sequence is MLGIMAYILLSFVPIINAQAQTALLEYMQGRMGVLEDRIAQWHDHSSRYSSELRDFKNQVLKLLENIEKERDSLRNEMENTNIRVDRLEREVDYIETQNPAPPCVDIDEKLTELHNAKKKKNEKYAKLTGCPTAEIPGIVETDEIMDPPVTRKAYCSDTISQVNAMKILKRFGSTSGLWTKDPIENPEKVYVFDGTGNDTVYVYPRMKEFTLFSTTRKAAKIKLPFPWIGTGHVVYGGNLYYIRQGDEFQVIKFNLANKTVVDSAVLQIEEQVPVYGLSTFNYIDIVADEEGLWVIYATKENEKNICLAKLDPSSLGIEQMWDTPCPIENAESAFVVCGSLYVVYNTKLPSRSRIQCVFDVSGTISSENVPIVYFPKRYGSHSSMKYNPREKQIYAWDDGYQIIYKLSMKPREDLY
- the OLFML3 gene encoding olfactomedin-like protein 3 isoform X2, producing the protein MLGIMAYILLSFVPIINAQAQTALLEYMQGRMGVLEDRIAQWHDHSSRYSSELRDFKNQVLKLLENIEKERDSLRNEMENTNIRVDRLEREVDYIETQNPAPPCVDIDEKLTELHNAKKKKNEKYAKLTDCSDTISQVNAMKILKRFGSTSGLWTKDPIENPEKVYVFDGTGNDTVYVYPRMKEFTLFSTTRKAAKIKLPFPWIGTGHVVYGGNLYYIRQGDEFQVIKFNLANKTVVDSAVLQIEEQVPVYGLSTFNYIDIVADEEGLWVIYATKENEKNICLAKLDPSSLGIEQMWDTPCPIENAESAFVVCGSLYVVYNTKLPSRSRIQCVFDVSGTISSENVPIVYFPKRYGSHSSMKYNPREKQIYAWDDGYQIIYKLSMKPREDLY